The following proteins come from a genomic window of Pyxidicoccus sp. MSG2:
- a CDS encoding AgmX/PglI C-terminal domain-containing protein, which translates to MAAAKNNGLTLRITGPDGSTVEAVSEAESVIVGSGAQAAVKIQDPRVSNLHVMLKVDKDGSVTAIDLGSESGTEVRGQRLVLPTALTPGDVLKMGGTRVEVLFGAAEPVRSAPAGAKVTGAAFQGSFTQRAPVAVPEVVTPPAVQHPPRMPVPMPVSGNRMGASASGVSVRTERPVTPVVPPVAPPVANKVGPSAQQARTVTPAATAKVKPPLPPHLQEPLPPEAMPVPEAKVLQVAMLWGDQMLEVQYFKDGVPITIGEGKKNFFHVFDPSVGQRHVLAVSRGDKLEVRAPAGSGLIVTNHGNVRSKDALRAAGALTGASAAQEQVLTLGLHDRVEVSLGTVSFVARYVRPSQAIAAVSLAEADFTFFKIASICLLAGLAIVLAMTLTPRAEHPETTDIFQDQQRVAKFLITPEKKLEQKKLQLTGVEEGAKAKDEEGKFGKEEAKQAEAAPSKPGTPVVDKNKKEKDRQVVGKVGLLGAFKGLKGGASDVFGPGGFGTGLNNALGGLKGGAAMGDAQGVGGLGSRGTGTGGGGTALGIGGLGTQGNGRGAGGSGGIDLGGRGKSITKVIPGKTTVVGGLDKDVIAKVIRRHQGEIKYCYESELNKDPSLAGKVAVAFTIDPTGAVSDANVSETTLNSSKAEQCMISRIRRWKFPEPKGGGVVSVTYPWIFSPAGGGEGGEG; encoded by the coding sequence ATGGCGGCGGCGAAGAACAACGGCTTGACGCTTCGAATCACCGGGCCTGATGGCTCCACGGTTGAGGCCGTGTCGGAAGCGGAGAGCGTCATTGTGGGGTCGGGCGCCCAAGCGGCGGTGAAGATTCAGGATCCGCGGGTTTCCAATCTCCACGTGATGCTCAAGGTGGACAAGGATGGCTCTGTCACGGCCATCGACCTCGGCAGCGAGAGCGGCACGGAGGTGAGGGGCCAGCGACTGGTCCTCCCCACGGCGCTCACACCCGGGGATGTCCTGAAGATGGGTGGCACCCGGGTGGAGGTGCTCTTCGGAGCAGCCGAGCCCGTACGCAGTGCACCCGCGGGCGCGAAGGTGACGGGAGCGGCCTTCCAGGGCTCGTTCACTCAGCGCGCCCCGGTGGCGGTGCCGGAGGTGGTGACACCACCTGCGGTGCAGCACCCGCCGCGCATGCCGGTGCCGATGCCGGTCTCCGGCAACCGCATGGGGGCGTCGGCGTCTGGCGTCTCCGTGCGCACGGAGCGGCCGGTGACTCCGGTGGTGCCCCCCGTGGCGCCTCCGGTGGCGAACAAGGTGGGCCCGTCGGCCCAGCAGGCCCGGACGGTGACTCCGGCGGCCACGGCGAAGGTGAAGCCGCCGCTGCCGCCGCACCTCCAGGAGCCCCTGCCTCCCGAGGCCATGCCGGTCCCCGAGGCGAAGGTGCTCCAGGTGGCCATGCTCTGGGGCGACCAGATGCTGGAGGTCCAGTACTTCAAGGACGGCGTCCCCATCACCATCGGCGAGGGGAAGAAGAACTTCTTCCACGTCTTCGATCCGTCGGTGGGCCAGCGCCACGTGCTGGCGGTGAGCCGCGGCGACAAGCTGGAGGTGCGTGCCCCCGCGGGCTCGGGCCTCATCGTCACCAACCACGGCAACGTGCGCTCCAAGGACGCGCTGCGCGCGGCGGGCGCGCTCACCGGTGCGTCGGCGGCCCAGGAGCAGGTGCTCACGCTCGGCCTGCATGACCGCGTGGAGGTGTCGCTCGGCACGGTGTCCTTCGTGGCGCGCTACGTGCGGCCGTCGCAGGCCATCGCGGCGGTCTCGCTGGCCGAGGCGGACTTCACCTTCTTCAAGATTGCCAGCATCTGCCTGCTGGCGGGCCTGGCCATCGTGCTCGCGATGACGCTCACGCCGCGCGCGGAGCACCCGGAGACGACGGACATCTTCCAGGACCAGCAGCGCGTCGCGAAGTTCCTCATCACCCCGGAGAAGAAGCTCGAGCAGAAGAAGCTCCAGCTCACCGGCGTGGAGGAGGGCGCGAAGGCGAAGGACGAAGAGGGCAAGTTCGGCAAGGAGGAGGCGAAGCAGGCGGAGGCCGCTCCTTCCAAGCCGGGCACGCCGGTGGTGGACAAGAACAAGAAGGAGAAGGACCGCCAGGTGGTGGGCAAGGTCGGCCTGCTGGGCGCGTTCAAGGGGCTGAAGGGCGGGGCCTCGGACGTGTTCGGCCCCGGCGGCTTCGGCACCGGCCTCAACAACGCGCTGGGGGGCCTCAAGGGCGGCGCGGCCATGGGTGACGCGCAGGGCGTCGGTGGCCTCGGCTCTCGCGGCACGGGCACCGGCGGCGGCGGCACGGCGCTGGGCATCGGCGGCCTCGGTACGCAGGGCAATGGGCGCGGCGCGGGTGGCTCGGGTGGTATCGACCTGGGCGGGCGCGGCAAGTCCATCACCAAGGTCATCCCTGGCAAGACGACGGTGGTCGGCGGCCTCGACAAGGACGTCATCGCCAAGGTCATCCGGCGCCACCAGGGGGAGATCAAGTACTGCTACGAGTCCGAGCTGAACAAGGACCCGAGCCTCGCCGGCAAGGTGGCGGTGGCCTTCACCATCGACCCCACGGGCGCGGTGTCGGACGCCAACGTCAGCGAGACGACGCTGAACAGCTCCAAGGCGGAGCAGTGCATGATTTCCCGCATCCGCCGCTGGAAGTTCCCGGAGCCCAAGGGCGGCGGCGTGGTGTCGGTGACGTACCCCTGGATCTTCTCGCCCGCCGGTGGCGGCGAGGGTGGCGAGGGGTAG
- a CDS encoding tetratricopeptide repeat protein translates to MKWFRSFLAGSLAFTAACASGPQTKPSVLPETPAPSAASAQKPEQAPPAPQPVQAPAPKDGTSSELFAAALQAYEAGDLDSARQGFEKALAKDPRSLNAQFNLGVIAERQGRTGDARVAYEKVLLLDPGHVPSAVNLAVMHRNQGRADDAIAVLDKALKQPGREFDASLLNSLSITYRVAGKLNESEAAARRVLVRSKDNPEAYKNLAQVAYARGQFRLAELLAGTAVKHAEKDPAIYNLLGMISLKLEDRARALAQFQKAVSLDEKFAPGYLNLGAMALSYRDYAGAERSFTKVTELEPDSAEARLYLAWALDGQKGTDPKKGLAAGETFEKVLSSRSDLPEAVCGAGWAYAADRAGWEKAIAFLDRCKGLQSTTDQDRQMITAKMQGLQNMLKAPPPEAPAAAGAEGEKKNEATGGGGSLLNQLPQEQGEAPAEGAAPAQGEPSAEGAAPTGDGASPSGDTAAPAQEGAQVPASAAPGAPSQNAPGAPSAAPAPTQAP, encoded by the coding sequence ATGAAATGGTTCCGCTCGTTCCTCGCTGGCTCGCTGGCCTTCACCGCCGCGTGCGCGTCGGGGCCCCAGACGAAGCCCTCCGTGCTTCCGGAGACACCGGCCCCCTCGGCCGCGTCCGCCCAGAAGCCCGAGCAGGCTCCGCCCGCGCCGCAGCCGGTGCAGGCGCCCGCGCCGAAGGACGGCACCTCCTCGGAGCTGTTCGCCGCGGCGCTCCAGGCCTATGAGGCGGGTGACCTCGACAGCGCACGCCAGGGCTTCGAGAAGGCGCTCGCCAAGGACCCGCGCAGCCTCAACGCGCAGTTCAACCTGGGCGTCATCGCCGAGCGTCAGGGCCGCACCGGCGACGCGCGGGTGGCCTACGAGAAGGTGCTCCTCCTGGACCCGGGCCACGTGCCGTCCGCCGTCAACCTGGCGGTGATGCACCGCAACCAGGGGCGCGCCGATGACGCGATTGCGGTGCTCGACAAGGCGCTGAAGCAGCCGGGCCGCGAGTTCGACGCCTCGCTGCTCAACAGCCTGTCGATTACGTACCGCGTGGCGGGGAAGCTGAACGAGTCCGAGGCCGCCGCCCGCCGCGTGCTGGTGCGCAGCAAGGACAACCCGGAGGCGTACAAGAACCTGGCGCAGGTGGCGTATGCGCGCGGCCAGTTCCGGCTCGCGGAGCTGCTGGCCGGCACCGCCGTGAAGCACGCGGAGAAGGACCCGGCCATCTACAACCTGCTCGGGATGATCTCCCTGAAGCTGGAGGACCGCGCACGCGCGCTCGCCCAGTTCCAGAAGGCGGTGTCGCTCGACGAGAAGTTCGCTCCGGGCTACCTCAACCTCGGCGCCATGGCGCTGAGCTACCGCGACTACGCGGGCGCCGAGCGCTCCTTCACCAAGGTGACGGAGCTCGAGCCCGACTCCGCGGAGGCGCGCCTCTACCTCGCGTGGGCGTTGGACGGACAGAAGGGGACGGACCCGAAGAAGGGCCTGGCCGCCGGAGAGACTTTCGAGAAGGTGCTCTCCTCGCGCTCGGACCTGCCGGAGGCGGTGTGCGGCGCGGGCTGGGCGTATGCCGCGGACCGCGCGGGCTGGGAGAAGGCCATCGCCTTCCTCGACCGCTGCAAGGGCCTGCAGTCCACCACGGACCAGGACCGCCAGATGATCACCGCCAAGATGCAGGGCCTGCAGAACATGCTCAAGGCTCCGCCTCCCGAGGCGCCCGCCGCGGCCGGCGCCGAGGGCGAGAAGAAGAACGAGGCCACCGGCGGCGGTGGCTCCCTGCTCAACCAGCTGCCGCAGGAGCAGGGCGAGGCGCCTGCTGAAGGCGCCGCTCCTGCTCAGGGCGAGCCGTCCGCCGAGGGCGCGGCTCCCACGGGAGACGGTGCGTCACCTTCCGGTGACACGGCGGCGCCCGCTCAGGAGGGGGCCCAGGTGCCCGCGAGCGCCGCGCCTGGCGCTCCCTCGCAGAACGCCCCGGGCGCGCCGAGCGCGGCCCCAGCGCCCACGCAGGCGCCGTAG
- a CDS encoding NAD(P)H-binding protein, with protein sequence MDDKLPSSPAEQRDDGPPCSRVLVTGALGNVGREVLRALAARGIAARAAVRSVERARAVLGPEADVVALDFLDARTFQPALAGCDALFLLRPPALSDVKPTLNRLVDVAVAGGIRHIVFLSVVGADMNKLLPHHAVERHLEQQSRTGWTLLRPGFFAQNLGHAYRRDIVEDGRIYVPAGKSSVAFVDVRDVAEVAARVFAAPRAHAGKAHTLTGPEHFTFLEVAETLTEALGIHVRYQSASMPGYLLHLARRGLPASQVLVQTVLHAGLRSGQAARVDPTLTRLLGRPGRTMRDYVHDHVSLWKTAPAAGRNPAPGSHAKEAR encoded by the coding sequence ATGGACGACAAGCTCCCTTCATCGCCCGCTGAGCAGCGCGATGATGGCCCTCCCTGCTCCAGGGTCCTCGTCACCGGGGCGCTCGGCAACGTGGGACGCGAAGTCCTGCGGGCCCTCGCGGCGCGGGGAATCGCTGCACGGGCGGCGGTCCGTTCGGTGGAGCGTGCTCGCGCGGTGCTCGGTCCGGAGGCGGATGTCGTCGCGCTGGACTTCCTGGACGCCCGCACGTTCCAGCCCGCGCTGGCGGGCTGCGATGCGCTGTTCCTGCTGCGCCCTCCGGCGCTCTCCGACGTGAAGCCCACGCTCAACCGGCTGGTGGACGTAGCCGTGGCGGGCGGCATCCGGCACATCGTCTTCCTCTCGGTGGTGGGGGCGGACATGAACAAGCTCCTCCCCCATCACGCCGTGGAGCGGCACCTGGAGCAGCAGTCGCGGACGGGCTGGACGCTGCTGCGGCCCGGTTTCTTCGCGCAGAACCTGGGGCACGCGTACCGGCGCGACATCGTCGAGGACGGGCGCATCTACGTCCCGGCGGGCAAGAGCAGCGTCGCGTTCGTCGACGTGCGCGACGTGGCCGAAGTGGCGGCCCGCGTGTTCGCCGCGCCGCGGGCCCATGCCGGCAAGGCCCATACCCTCACGGGCCCGGAGCACTTCACCTTCCTCGAGGTCGCCGAGACGCTGACGGAGGCACTCGGCATCCACGTGCGCTACCAGTCCGCCAGCATGCCCGGCTACCTGCTGCACCTCGCGCGGCGAGGGCTGCCCGCCTCGCAGGTGCTGGTCCAGACGGTGCTCCATGCGGGACTGCGCTCCGGTCAGGCCGCGCGGGTGGACCCGACGCTCACCCGGTTGCTCGGACGCCCCGGCCGCACGATGCGCGACTACGTGCACGACCATGTCTCGCTCTGGAAGACCGCGCCGGCGGCGGGCCGGAACCCGGCCCCCGGGTCCCACGCAAAAGAGGCTCGATGA
- a CDS encoding SDR family NAD(P)-dependent oxidoreductase yields the protein MSGPRLLKGKVAIVLGASRGIGAATARTFAAEGASVVLAARSEDMLRALAEDIGRGGGTALAVRTDLGDAASVEALVTQTVSRFGRLDCAFNNAADGHMPGPLATLSVDDFDRSYAVNLRGFFVAMKHEINAMLASGGGGAIVNMSSTAGVNGVRGMAGYSATKHAVLGLTKSAALDYADRGLRINAVAPGPILTDRLQALPEERRAPIVRAVPMGRMGAPEEVARTVAWLCSDAASFITGATLAIDGGRLAGA from the coding sequence ATGAGCGGCCCGCGCCTGCTGAAGGGAAAGGTCGCCATCGTCCTGGGCGCGAGCCGGGGCATCGGCGCGGCGACCGCGCGCACGTTCGCCGCGGAGGGCGCTTCCGTCGTCCTGGCGGCGCGGAGCGAGGACATGCTGCGGGCGCTCGCGGAGGACATTGGACGGGGCGGCGGCACGGCGCTCGCCGTCCGGACGGACCTGGGTGACGCCGCTTCCGTGGAAGCGCTGGTGACGCAGACGGTGTCCCGGTTCGGACGGCTGGATTGCGCCTTCAACAACGCCGCGGACGGGCACATGCCGGGTCCCCTGGCGACGCTGTCGGTGGATGATTTCGACCGCTCCTACGCGGTGAACCTGCGCGGGTTCTTCGTGGCCATGAAGCATGAAATCAACGCCATGCTGGCCTCGGGTGGTGGCGGCGCCATCGTCAACATGTCCTCCACCGCCGGGGTCAACGGCGTCCGGGGCATGGCCGGCTACAGCGCGACGAAGCACGCGGTGCTCGGCCTGACGAAGTCCGCGGCGCTCGACTACGCGGACCGGGGCCTCCGCATCAACGCCGTCGCGCCGGGGCCCATCCTCACCGACCGACTCCAAGCGCTTCCGGAGGAGCGGCGCGCGCCCATCGTCCGCGCGGTCCCCATGGGGCGGATGGGTGCTCCAGAAGAGGTCGCGAGGACCGTGGCGTGGCTCTGCTCCGACGCGGCGTCGTTCATCACCGGGGCCACGCTCGCCATCGACGGAGGCCGGCTGGCCGGCGCCTGA
- a CDS encoding 2-oxoglutarate and iron-dependent oxygenase domain-containing protein produces MSDLQTFSLPESVSGQPSDMELADRMIRAWKRDGIFQVAMSAEQDGKTERAFEVSRRFFRMPLEAKARCVSDLTYSGYIASGEEVTAGEADSSEIFTVCKDVSLEDGRVHGRWPCHGPAPWPDEDYRLGMKAFTDELGSVGERLLELTALGLGLEINALTRLTHDGWHHMRVLRFPALSSKSARGIGAHTDYGLLVIAAQDDVGGLLVRPPVEGEQRNRNWLPTESSAGMYENEEPWTFVKPVPKVLTVFPGDILQFITHGQLLSTPHKVRLNTRERYSMAYFHEPAFNTCVRPLLGPPSGEFIHYGTHFTNMFMRCYPDRVTTRRILDENRLTTLAGLKEEAVVASAPVRVRQRAVA; encoded by the coding sequence ATGAGTGACTTGCAGACGTTTTCCCTGCCGGAGTCCGTCTCCGGGCAGCCCTCTGACATGGAATTGGCGGACCGGATGATTCGCGCGTGGAAACGCGACGGCATCTTCCAGGTCGCCATGAGCGCCGAGCAGGACGGGAAGACCGAGCGCGCGTTCGAGGTGAGCCGCCGCTTCTTCCGGATGCCATTGGAAGCCAAGGCCCGCTGCGTCAGTGATTTGACCTATAGCGGCTACATCGCGTCCGGCGAGGAAGTCACCGCGGGCGAGGCCGACTCCTCGGAGATCTTCACCGTCTGCAAGGACGTGTCGCTGGAAGACGGGCGCGTGCACGGGAGGTGGCCGTGTCACGGACCGGCGCCCTGGCCCGACGAGGACTATCGCCTGGGAATGAAGGCCTTCACCGACGAGCTGGGCTCCGTCGGAGAGCGCCTGCTGGAGCTCACGGCGCTGGGGCTGGGGCTGGAAATCAACGCGCTGACGCGGCTGACCCACGACGGCTGGCATCACATGCGCGTGCTGCGCTTCCCCGCGCTGTCGTCGAAGTCGGCGCGAGGCATTGGCGCCCATACCGACTACGGGCTGCTGGTCATCGCCGCGCAGGATGACGTGGGCGGCCTGCTCGTCCGTCCGCCGGTGGAGGGCGAGCAGCGGAACCGGAACTGGCTGCCCACCGAGAGCTCCGCCGGCATGTATGAGAATGAAGAGCCGTGGACCTTCGTCAAACCGGTGCCGAAGGTGCTCACCGTGTTCCCCGGTGACATCCTGCAATTCATTACCCACGGCCAGCTGCTCTCCACGCCGCACAAGGTCCGGCTCAACACGCGGGAGCGCTACTCGATGGCCTACTTCCACGAGCCGGCCTTCAACACCTGCGTCCGCCCGCTGCTGGGGCCTCCGAGTGGGGAGTTCATCCACTACGGCACGCACTTCACGAACATGTTCATGCGGTGCTACCCGGACCGCGTCACCACGCGGCGCATCCTCGACGAGAACCGGCTCACGACGCTCGCAGGCCTGAAGGAGGAAGCCGTGGTGGCCTCCGCGCCTGTGCGAGTGCGCCAGCGCGCCGTGGCGTAG
- the typA gene encoding translational GTPase TypA: MIPRENIRNIAIVAHVDHGKTTLVDHLLRQAGTFRSNEHVAERVMDSNDLEREKGITILAKNTAVSYKGMQINIIDTPGHADFGGEVERGLRLVDGVVLLVDAAEGPLPQTRFVLTKALAMGLKTVLVINKIDRQDARAPEVLDLVYSLYIDLGADDKQLEMPVLYTVARQGQASTQLDVPGKTLEPLFDAIIRHIPPPPASEEKTPQLLVANLDYDDYVGRLAVGRVQAGRLTPNMPVSVVREGGKVQPGKIVKLYGFSGLKRVEIADAGPGEIVSIAGIEEVSIGDTIGDPEKPVALPRITVDEPTMMMIFKVNDGPLAGKEGKFVTSRNLRERLYRESYRNVAVRVEDTETPDAFRVVGRGELALAVIIENMRREGYELTASNPEPITKTIDGVVHEPMELLFCDVPEGSVGAVTERLGPRKGRMKDMASLGSGRTRLQFRIPARGLIGFRSEFLTITRGEGIMSSQFDGYEPWFGYIPKRQNGAMVSDRLGDTVPYALFSIQERGYLFVGAGTTVYEGMIIGEHAHPSELNVNCCREKKLTNIRAAGRDENVILTPPREMGLEKALEWIADDELVEVTPKSVRMRKKALAVGERYRAERDRKREERAAGE, translated from the coding sequence ATGATTCCTCGCGAAAACATCCGTAACATCGCCATCGTCGCTCACGTTGACCATGGCAAGACCACGCTCGTCGATCACCTGCTGCGGCAGGCGGGCACCTTCCGTAGCAACGAGCACGTCGCCGAACGGGTGATGGACTCCAACGACCTCGAGCGCGAGAAGGGCATCACCATTCTCGCGAAGAACACCGCGGTCAGCTACAAGGGCATGCAGATCAACATCATCGACACCCCGGGTCACGCCGACTTCGGTGGTGAGGTGGAGCGCGGTCTGCGCCTCGTGGACGGCGTCGTGCTGCTGGTGGACGCAGCCGAAGGTCCCCTGCCCCAGACGCGCTTCGTGCTCACCAAGGCCCTGGCCATGGGCCTGAAGACCGTGCTCGTCATCAACAAGATCGACCGCCAGGACGCTCGCGCGCCCGAGGTGCTCGACCTCGTCTACTCGCTCTATATCGACCTGGGCGCGGACGATAAGCAGCTGGAGATGCCCGTCCTCTACACGGTGGCGCGTCAGGGTCAGGCCTCCACGCAGCTGGACGTGCCGGGCAAGACGTTGGAGCCGCTGTTCGACGCCATCATCCGCCACATCCCGCCTCCGCCCGCCTCGGAGGAGAAGACGCCGCAGCTGCTCGTGGCCAACCTGGACTACGACGACTATGTGGGCCGTCTCGCCGTGGGCCGCGTGCAGGCAGGCCGGCTGACCCCCAACATGCCCGTCTCAGTCGTGCGCGAGGGGGGCAAGGTCCAGCCTGGCAAGATCGTCAAGCTGTACGGCTTCTCCGGCCTCAAGCGCGTGGAGATCGCGGACGCGGGCCCGGGCGAAATCGTCTCCATCGCCGGCATCGAGGAAGTCTCCATCGGCGACACCATCGGTGACCCCGAGAAGCCGGTGGCCCTGCCCCGCATCACCGTGGACGAGCCCACGATGATGATGATCTTCAAGGTCAACGACGGGCCGCTCGCGGGCAAGGAGGGCAAGTTCGTCACCTCCCGCAACCTGCGTGAGCGCCTCTACCGCGAGTCCTACCGCAACGTGGCCGTCCGCGTGGAGGACACCGAGACGCCTGACGCGTTCCGCGTGGTGGGCCGTGGCGAGCTCGCCCTGGCCGTCATCATCGAGAACATGCGCCGCGAGGGCTACGAGCTGACGGCCTCCAACCCGGAGCCGATCACGAAGACCATCGACGGCGTCGTCCACGAGCCCATGGAGCTGCTCTTCTGCGACGTGCCAGAGGGCAGCGTGGGCGCGGTGACGGAGCGCCTGGGGCCCCGCAAGGGCCGCATGAAGGACATGGCGAGCCTGGGCTCGGGGCGCACCCGCCTCCAGTTCCGCATCCCCGCCCGTGGCCTCATCGGCTTCCGCTCGGAGTTCCTCACGATTACGCGCGGTGAGGGCATCATGAGCAGCCAGTTCGACGGGTACGAGCCGTGGTTCGGCTACATCCCGAAGCGTCAGAACGGCGCCATGGTCTCCGACCGCCTCGGCGACACCGTGCCCTACGCGCTGTTCAGCATCCAGGAGCGCGGGTACCTCTTCGTGGGCGCCGGCACCACCGTGTACGAGGGGATGATCATCGGCGAGCACGCCCACCCCTCCGAGCTGAACGTCAACTGCTGCCGCGAGAAGAAGCTCACCAACATCCGCGCCGCCGGCCGCGACGAGAACGTCATCCTCACCCCGCCCCGCGAGATGGGGCTGGAGAAGGCGCTCGAGTGGATTGCCGACGACGAGCTGGTCGAGGTGACGCCCAAGTCCGTGCGCATGCGCAAGAAGGCGCTGGCCGTGGGCGAGCGCTACCGCGCCGAGCGCGACCGCAAGCGCGAGGAGCGCGCCGCGGGCGAGTAG
- a CDS encoding DUF1772 domain-containing protein yields the protein MMKRRSLYILLLCSLLFGLVLGAGINQSLFVMPAWFESPPASLSLIGSQSAKSMAFWIPLQTALLVALVASLVLNWRVPGRRTLLAGALGVYVLTWLVSGLFFVPEITSLAAAASEGPYDASLAARGHRWLQLSWSRHVLLAVGWVLVGGALVKHEVAS from the coding sequence ATGATGAAGCGACGCTCGCTGTACATCCTGCTGCTCTGCAGCCTGCTGTTCGGGCTGGTCCTCGGTGCCGGCATCAACCAGTCCCTGTTCGTGATGCCGGCATGGTTCGAGTCCCCGCCCGCTTCCCTCTCGCTCATCGGCAGTCAGTCCGCGAAGTCGATGGCCTTCTGGATTCCCCTCCAGACGGCGCTGCTCGTCGCGCTGGTGGCGTCCCTCGTCCTCAACTGGCGCGTACCCGGGCGGAGGACGCTGCTGGCCGGGGCCCTGGGCGTCTACGTGCTGACGTGGCTGGTATCGGGGCTGTTCTTCGTCCCGGAGATCACCTCACTGGCGGCCGCGGCCTCGGAGGGCCCCTACGACGCGTCGCTGGCCGCGCGGGGCCACCGCTGGCTGCAGCTTTCCTGGAGCCGGCATGTGCTCCTGGCCGTGGGCTGGGTGCTCGTGGGCGGCGCCCTCGTGAAGCACGAGGTGGCGTCATGA
- a CDS encoding DUF6544 family protein — MARRLVDTPPRDSFRPEMLNGLPPPARDWLAHAIAMGTPLWRTAQLTMHGTLKVGGRWCPFEATQVHAPSHGMLWKARARMMGLPIVGHDLYADGRGEMRWKLLGLLPVVRGDGPDIARSARGRLAGEAVAMVPTWLVGPHVTWTAEGPRTAVAHFTVDQEPFDIRLESGDGGTLRSVSFQRWGAPRPGDAFGLYPFGCEILEEHTLSGLTVPRRMRAGWFFGGPRFESEGEFFRATVDSLRPL; from the coding sequence GTGGCTCGGCGCCTGGTGGACACGCCACCGCGAGACAGCTTCCGGCCCGAGATGCTGAATGGACTCCCGCCGCCCGCCCGGGACTGGCTCGCCCACGCGATTGCCATGGGAACGCCCCTGTGGCGCACGGCGCAGCTCACCATGCACGGCACGCTCAAGGTGGGCGGGCGCTGGTGCCCCTTCGAGGCCACGCAGGTCCACGCTCCCAGCCACGGCATGCTGTGGAAGGCCCGCGCGCGGATGATGGGACTGCCCATCGTCGGCCATGACCTCTATGCCGACGGGCGCGGTGAGATGCGCTGGAAGCTGCTCGGGCTTCTGCCGGTGGTGCGCGGCGATGGCCCGGACATCGCCCGGTCCGCCCGCGGCCGGCTGGCCGGCGAAGCGGTCGCCATGGTGCCGACCTGGCTCGTGGGCCCGCACGTCACGTGGACCGCCGAGGGACCTCGCACCGCCGTGGCCCACTTCACCGTCGACCAGGAGCCCTTCGACATCCGGCTGGAATCGGGTGACGGCGGCACCCTGCGCAGCGTGAGCTTCCAGCGCTGGGGCGCGCCCCGCCCGGGAGACGCCTTCGGCCTCTACCCGTTCGGTTGCGAGATACTGGAGGAGCACACCCTGTCGGGGCTCACCGTGCCGCGCAGGATGCGCGCGGGCTGGTTCTTCGGAGGGCCGCGCTTCGAGTCCGAGGGCGAGTTCTTCCGCGCCACCGTCGACTCGCTGCGGCCCCTCTGA
- the cglE gene encoding adventurous gliding motility protein CglE has protein sequence MKKSQLVAALALLSSPALAATPPEGVEFQPRRGFFTETDIGVFFTLGGENVYSNAQTYLQLGLGYDLTEKLSLGAHFGLGSSAQNCFAGYLPGTETCALSDNFTMTFLDLTAAYHVKVMDRLYLTPKMVAGYTRLDPAPVDPEAGDPGRALSAPNAGLGFGVEYATGMDHFSVGADLLARYIIGPNITAFSIFPKVKYTF, from the coding sequence GTGAAGAAGTCCCAGCTAGTCGCCGCGCTTGCGCTGCTGTCGTCTCCGGCCCTGGCGGCCACGCCGCCGGAGGGAGTGGAGTTCCAGCCGCGCCGCGGCTTCTTCACCGAGACGGACATCGGCGTGTTCTTCACCCTCGGCGGGGAGAACGTCTATTCGAACGCGCAGACGTACCTGCAGCTCGGGCTGGGGTACGACCTGACGGAGAAGTTGTCGCTGGGGGCGCACTTCGGCCTCGGCTCGTCCGCGCAGAACTGCTTCGCGGGCTACCTGCCGGGCACGGAGACGTGCGCGCTCTCCGACAACTTCACGATGACGTTCCTGGACCTCACGGCGGCGTACCACGTGAAGGTGATGGACCGGCTGTACCTGACGCCGAAGATGGTGGCGGGCTACACGCGGTTGGACCCCGCCCCGGTGGACCCCGAAGCGGGAGACCCGGGCCGTGCCCTGAGCGCGCCGAACGCGGGCCTGGGCTTCGGAGTCGAGTACGCCACGGGCATGGACCACTTCTCCGTGGGCGCGGACCTGCTGGCCCGCTACATCATCGGGCCCAACATCACCGCGTTCTCCATCTTCCCGAAGGTGAAGTACACGTTCTGA
- a CDS encoding NAD(P)-dependent oxidoreductase yields the protein MRIAVLGASGRTGRQLVSQALAEGHEVRVLVRRPEALSDSHPRLTVLTGDAEDPTHIRELVRGVDAVVSAVGPDRDDPQACSHVSGVVREVLEAEGPRRYVYVSGSHVDMPGDAKDFIGRLATRVGRLFGGRIVADKQRELDALRASSLDWTAVRPSQLTQGPKTGRYRVSTLTPPGAFVARADVADFILKELQEHRHGRQAPFIAR from the coding sequence ATGCGAATCGCGGTGCTGGGAGCGAGTGGCCGAACGGGGCGTCAACTGGTCTCCCAGGCGCTCGCCGAGGGCCATGAGGTGCGCGTCCTCGTGCGCAGGCCCGAGGCCCTCAGTGATTCCCATCCGCGTCTCACCGTGCTGACGGGGGATGCGGAAGACCCCACGCACATCCGCGAGCTGGTGCGCGGCGTGGACGCGGTGGTGAGCGCGGTGGGCCCGGACCGCGACGACCCGCAGGCGTGCAGCCATGTCAGCGGCGTCGTCCGCGAAGTGCTGGAGGCCGAGGGCCCCCGACGTTACGTCTACGTCTCGGGTTCGCATGTGGACATGCCGGGCGACGCGAAGGACTTCATCGGGCGCCTGGCCACGCGGGTGGGCCGTCTTTTCGGAGGGCGGATTGTCGCGGACAAACAGCGTGAGCTGGATGCACTGCGCGCGAGCAGCCTGGACTGGACAGCGGTGCGTCCCTCCCAGCTGACCCAGGGACCGAAGACTGGCAGATACCGGGTGAGCACCTTGACCCCGCCGGGAGCCTTCGTGGCCCGCGCGGACGTCGCCGACTTCATCCTCAAGGAGCTCCAGGAGCACCGCCATGGACGACAAGCTCCCTTCATCGCCCGCTGA